The genome window TAACATTAGTAGAGAACATCAACATCTTAGACTACAAGAAATGTGGCTAGTTATTTCAGCATTCTAAAATCCTGCCAACGATATTTCTTGCTCTATAAGTAGCCTACTGGCACTCTTCCTGCAGAAGACCAACCTACTAAACTACAGCACAGCTTCAGCTCAGGGTCACAAGTTGTTCTGACACCAGCAGCTGACCTAGAAGTGTGTCTGACATCAGAGACATTGAATAACAGCTTCTCAAATGGCAGGAGACCGAAAAGGTTACAAATTCTGTATGCGTTGACTAAGAAATACCTTTTTGCAGctgcaaaggagaaaagataaCCTGAACACAAAGAAAGGTGAGTCCCTGCAGGCAAGGAAGGGGCAGGGAACACAGTCAGTCCTGCACTGTACACACAAAGAAGACATTATCAGCCAATTCTTGAATTGAATTAAATGATACAATCACTACAGAAATAGAAACAGCTACaataaatttgaaataataTCAAATGCAACAGAAACTATCGATCTTCTTTGGGACAAAGATCGAAATgtcagactatttttttttagttaatgaGTATTCCAGACTACCAAAGCCTGAAGATGCTGTTTTGATCAGCATTCTTCTGCTGAatggattaaaaaagaaattacatttctcAACATCTGGTGAAAGATCAGGTTTCCAAGGAGATGAAGTCTGGGCCTTGGATAAGTAGCCTGACTGCATTTTTCCAACAAAGtgaggtaaagaaaggcaggtGCAATATGCAGTTCATGCCAGTGAGCTATTCATCTTGATAGCCACACCATAGATGTATGCAGATAAAACAACAATTTGATAATTACACCTGGGATCTCTtcctcccacaaaaaaaaaaaaaaaatcaactcagaaataaaactgaaataggCTTTTTAAATAACTTAGTACACTTACTCTTAATAAGAAATGCACTCTTATTTTTCAAGCAAAtcattttgtgttctgtttcaGTGTCTTGAGTTTCACCTACACAACACCACAGGAGTACGCAAAAGTTGTATGTACAGATTGCTGGGTTTCGTTTGCTGTTGTTATTTGAACCATACAAATGATGAATTTGTATTTGATCTAACTAAAACTGGAACAGATTTACTACTGCAATGCAAATCTaccacatacatacatacatatatatatatgcatccATGCATATATACGCACACACCAGGAGGAGTATACCTCTGCTTTAATTTTCTCCATTATTACACCATTATCTAAAAGCTACAGCAACTCTTAAAAAGACTGAAAGACAGATTGAAAGCTCTTTCACTGTCTTCCTAAACGCCACAAAACACCTCCAAACCATAGACACAAGTTTCTATGGGCTGATCAAGCAGAGCTGTCAACACCCGGAAGCAAAAGTCAATGCCGAGTTCCAGTCAGAATCATCTCAGCTACAACATTAATCAAACCAAACTATTTTAGACTGAAGTTTTTCAAGTACGGTAACAGTCAACAATGAAAGTTTCAAACCATGCTTAATGTACTAAAGTAAATAGAGTAACCTGAAGTATTCTTTGTGTTCTGTAAACTTACTGAGAACAAGGAAGCTATGCaagcttaaaaatatgtatttattttaggcTCCTCTTTGCAGTCATTTGCATATTATATgccttttcacatttttaatgaagacaAACTTCAAAGAactttacattttcaaatactTGAGAACATAGGTACCTGCTCTTTACTACTTTGGTGCCCTCTTTCAAAAGCAGAGCTAAGCAGAAAACCAATGATAaaggtttaaaatgaaaagcatacaagtcatagaaataaaaaagaaaaccactaaGGGATGTGCCAAattcactttgttttccttaacaATGTATTCCTTCAGGTTTTCCTGTATCTCCTATCAAAGCGTAACCACACAGACAATTGTCTCTGTGCTGAAAACTGCTTAAGATATTGAATTTAAGCATAAAAACAGAGCTTCTTTATATATCTAAACTAATCAACCCACATGTCTCATGGTATTTCCAGTGTGCTTGATATCAATTCACTTTGAAAAATGGTCTTACTCATATGCAGCACACAGGCTGCAGCTATGACATTAGTTCTCAGCTTTGTCATCATATTCTTGCAAAGTTCTAAGGAGCTGCGTATAACTTCAAGTTCTACCAAGTAAATTCAATCGCTGTTCCTACTCCTGGCTTCCCAAAAGAATGTCAGAGAGCAGGTatttgaagggggaaaaaaataatctccaaTAAACTCCCCCTAAAAACATCACCTTCCCAATACATCCTCAATAATGGTCCCCAAATACAGCGGGTATCTCGGTAGCAGGTGGTGACAGTGACATGGAGGCAGTCCCCAACTTCAGCACTGGCTTATGGAATCCCATGTACAGTTAAGTTAGTTTACTGACACCCCCATGCCACCCCAAAGCGCCCTGTAGGGAAGAACAAAACAGTACAGCTATCCCATCTGTGGTACTTCCTTCTTGCCCAGGCAGTCTCCTGGACAAGAGACTTCTTTACAGACCTTGAGTCTATGCAGCACCATCCACCACGACTGTCACACAGACAGACGATGAAAATGCAGTGTGGAAGAGAATATGGGATAATACAGCATATTATCTGTGTTATTACTGTGCATTACTCTATAACCACAATGTTTTATTGGGTTACTTTACAGTCCATTTCTACAAGTAGGCATGAAAAAATAGGAATGGTCATGAGAAacacaaacccacaaaattGAGAAGCAGTAAAACTTTCCCTTTAACAGGCAACTGtggtttaaaatattcagatgaGAAGTCTATAGTTTCTGACACTTCAAATAGCTATTTACATTTGCATATTCCTAGAGCACACAAAACACACATTCTTTCGAGGGCAGAGCTTAACCTCAGCCTTCTGCAAGACCACGTACAAAGACAGTTAGATAGTATTAAGTTAATTAAAAcaacttatcttttttttcccctacaaaCTTAGTTGTCATCTCTGTATGATCTGTTCCTCccattttaaaagtctttttcaCAGAAGAGATATACTAAGAAGAGATATACTAAGCAGGCAGGCATTTCAATGCTAACCgattaaaaaattacattttaaattgtggggtttttttattttggacaTTCAAGGACCAATGTTTTCAAGAAATTCCTACTTAAAGACTGACTGTATTTCTTAAAGATATTCAAAATGGCTTAAAAAGCCGATCGCTCTCTGCAGTTGTGCCTTTCTACCTCCAAGAATAAGAAAATTCTTAGAAATTGCTGTATGCACATCTGCctctaaagcaagaaaacatacCCACTCATTTCTTCACCATTATTTTCAAGTATGAAAACCTTTCCAAAACTGTTATAATTGATACACCAAAGTAACAGAAGCCTCAGCAATTAAAAGTGCAAACTGATTCCTCTGCCTCTCCAAGCACAAAACTCCCAGTCTCAGGAAGCCACCTTAACATTCCTAGTAATCTATATTCACTGTCGAAGAAAACATCCTCCTGTTGACAGTCAGGATGCACATCCAGCTGTAGGAAACAGCCTTAGGAGCAACAGCACCAGGGATCACTGACTCAGGACCCTCGGGCTCACCACCAAACATTCGGGAGGTAACCCAGCTGCACCGTTAGGAAGCAAGGAACCCACAGCTGTGGGAACGGCTCTGGCTGCCCGCAGGTAGGGCTGGCCTGGGCACAACAATCACAACCCATAGAGATTTCCAACCACAACCATCATTTTGGTGTTTGACACACACAATCCCGGGCCTCACCTAAAGCAAGCTTTATCTCAAGGCACCTGAAGGTCCATGGGATCAGCTGCAGGACGGAGGTCAACAGGACCCATTCCTGCTACAGCGGAAGGGGCACCGAAACCTCTGCTGAGGGACTTAAATCAGCCTCCACACCCCAAACCCAGGAGCAGGAACAAGCCTGGCATGGCCCTCACAGATCCCTACGGCTGCCCCTGCCCCTGTCCTCCCCATACTTGACAAGGGATGCCCGGGCAGCGGGACCCAGGCCCcagttctgctccagctctgcccccgcccccccctTGCCCACAGGGGATGGGCGGGCAGCGGGACCCCggccccagctctgctccagctttGTTCCCGTTCTCCCCTCGCCCCAAAGCGATGCACAAGCAGCGGGACCCAggccccagctctgcccccaTCCTCCCCTCGCCCCAAAGGTATGGCCGGGCAGccggcccccagccccagctctgctccagctttGCCCCGTCCCCCCCTCGCCCACAGGGGATGCGCGGGCAGCgagaccccagccccagctctgctccagctttctccctgccctcccctcgCCCACAACGGAACCGCAGACAACAagaccccagccccagctctgcccctgtACTTTCTTTGCCCCACGGGGAATGGGCGGACAGCGAGACCTCAGCCGCACCCTGCACCCGTCCTCCCCTCGCCCACAGCGGATGCCGGGCAGCGGGACCCCggccccagctctgcccctgtCCCCCCGTCACCACCGGGCATGCCCTGGAGCGGGACCCCGGCCCCACGGGGAGCTGCGTCCCCGGCGCCGCCCGCGGAGCTGCCGCCCCGCCGCGAGGGCCGCCGCCCGGCAGAGCGCAGCCCGGCACCGCCGCGCCCCCCGCGGCTCGGAGCCCCCCGGGCCTGCCGGGGGACGCAGCCCCGCCGCACCGCGCCAACCCCCGGCCTCCCCCCAGTCCCCCGTTACCGGCTCGGCGCCAGCCCCGCGCCcccggcggggagggagggggtcGCGGTCCCTCGGCCACGCGAGCGGCGCCCGGCGCAGGCAGCCCCCGTCCCTGACCTACTTTCCGCCTGGCTTGCCACCCAACGGCGCACCACTAACCTACTTTCCAGCCAATGGCGCCCTCCTCCGCACCCAGACCGGACGCGCCCGCCCGCCAACGGGCGAGCGGCTCCGCGGCGCCATCGCCCAATGGGCGGCGGCCGAGCGGGCAACGCCCGCCCTCCCGCGCCGCAGCGAATCGCCGGCGCCCCCCCGCGGGAGTGACCAATCGGGAAGGCGGAGGGCTGGTTTGGTCCCGCCCTCGCGGCCGGGAGCGGAGCTGATTGGCGGAAAGATGGAGGGAGGTGTGGCCGCGCGGGACCCGGATGTGGCGGAGCTGGGCCGGGGGGCGCCCGCGGCCCCTCCGCGCTGGGGCTCGCCTGGGGCCCGCGTGACGTCATCCCGCGCCGTGACGTCACTCACTGAGGGGCCGGGGGCCAGTGCCCGGGGCGGGGGGTTTGAGGTTGGGCCTCGCCTCCCTCCGGGTGGTTTCCTGTTACAACAAGTGGagtatttttgatttaagctaagtTTCATGTAAGTAATGGTGTTTTTTGGAAGTTAGACAGAAGGTCCCTCacgttttctttctttcagtgtaTTTCCAGACGTTGTTAACTCTTTGGAGGTGCTAACgccttgtgttcagtgtgatctgtgctgaacacatgtctcttcttctgtaatcacctctctttgcagcctttccctgtctcaaatgcaaggtcaggcagagctggctccaaagctccaaaacAGCAAGAGatgtgactgttgtgaagttagTAATAACATTGagattagaccttggaaagtaatagaatatgcgtAAGGTTTCTGGGAAGAACTATGcgtatgcatgtaagtgggaaatatactaaatcgtggaatcatagaatagtttgggttggatgggacctcaaagaccatccagctccaaccccctggcataagcagggacacctcccaccagaccagtctgcccagagccccatccaacctggccttgaacactgccagggaTGGGCCAGCCACaactgggcaacctgtgccggggcctcaccactctcattcctctttatgtctagtctaaatctgcctctctccagtttatagccactccccctcatcctatctctacaggcctttgcaaacagtccctccccagctttttgtAGGTCCCCATCAGGGAATGGAAGGTTGCCATAAGGTCTcttctgagccttctcttctccaggctgaacaaggccaactctctcagcctgtccttgtaggggaggtgcttcagccctctgatcatccttgtagcctcctctggacccatcccaacagcttcatatccttcttGAGTATTCTGTAACCAGTTCTTGGATTGATGGAGATTGctccctcatgttgcccaggtctgataaagggtgcttgctttctgaaactccaGAACAAGTCttggagagttttatttgctggcattttttgGTATCACCTCAGTGACAAGGACAGGGTGCCAGAGCTTCCCTACCATGAGGTCACCATCGTCACCTTGTGATGGTGCATGTCTTTTAGCCCAGCACTACCTCAGCTGCATCCATGGACTGCAGTGTTGTGCTTGATTTTGTTGACCTGCCTTGGAAAATCCTGGCTTTGTGTCTACCTTgcaagaggagactgagggtaGACCTCATCACAGTGCATTGCTTCCTCAcaaaggaaagaggaggggCAGGCACTGATCTTTTCTCTAGTGACCtatgataggacctgagggaatcatgggaagatgtgccaggtttaggttggatattaggaaaaggttcttcacccagagggtggtgggagcACTGGCGCAGCTCTCGAGAGAAgtagtcatggtgccaagcctgacaataatAAATAAGCTTTTGGACAACTCTCTCAGACAtgtggtgtgaattttggggttgtcctatgcagggacaggaggtggactcgatgattcttgcggatcccttccaactcaggtcattctatgattctttttgtgCCTGTACACAATCTGATGTGGCATTGCACACTGTACTTCGTGAGTCTTCACACAATGGCCTCACTGCACCTTTCATGATATTTCAGAAGCACACGTGTGATGCTGCCATCAGTTACATTACCATAAATGCTCCATCATCTCCTAATGTGAACGTATAATGCCAATGCTGTTTGCAGCAGTGATTTTATTCAGCGTGTGAAAAAGGCCAGTGATGGAATATAGTAAAGCTGTCTACTACACAATGTTATGGTCTAAATTTAGCTAACAcatgcagcagtgctggcatGTAAAGGGGATGTGTTGCAAGGACATAATCACAGCGTAGATGCTTTCAAATGCAAACATTTGCTAAATGTGATTATATTATTGCTACATCAGATTACCATTGCAACATGATAATTGTCTTAACATTTCCTGTCCTGTGATGCCACCTCACAAATGTTTGGTTTACATTTACTAGTATAACATCACCAGGGAAGCTTGGATTGCAGCATGATCACATCACAGCATGGCTGTGGTTGTTCCCATCTACTATCGCAGAACACAAACTCATCCTATGACAGCATTAAGGTTTGGCTTCCACCTAATCGAGTTGGATCTCAGTACAGCCACAAGTGGCCCCTGCTGGATGCAAACTTCCTGTTCACATCAGGATATCCCTACTCCAGGGagaacaaattaaataaaatatggtACATTAGCAAGATGTGTTAccatgaagaaaaaggagaaaatgcagcttgctttcttttttttttttttttggggtgctgcTTTGATTTGTTTAAGTGCACAGAAGTTATGGAGGTGGAGAAATCTCCTTGACTACTTCTATCTCACAAGTCTTTGTAGTTTGCAACATTCTTTCTACCCACCTGTGGAAATAATATTCCTTATGGACTCAGTCATATACTGTCTGTTTTAATGAGCCCAGTGACTGTTTTAGGGAATGATGCCAAGAGTAATGATCTTTAGCTATTTCTCTAGGAAAGCAGCTTAGCAGGCCATATGTCATATTTCCCAGTAACTGAATGTTTTGAATTGTTTTTATACTGCAGTTTctattaatgaaatattaaagaaaataacgGCATCTGGTTAATCACATTCTGATTTTCAGCATGTAAGGGTCTATATCaatcctttctttaaaatagattttaagaTCAGTGCAGGGAATTTCTCTCTGTAGGTCAGTAAGAATATTATACCTTAAAATTTTAAGGGTGCATAGTTTATCACTGAAGAGCTAAGAAATGACAGTTTGAAGTTACGTCTCAACCTGAGTTCAGCTACTGTCGCCAGAAAAGAGTTTGCATCACCCTTCTGCCATGCATTCCTAAACACAAAAAGCAGATGAAGGGGTTAGGCTTGAGCAAAGGTAGAATGCTTTCTCCTTATAGggcagtacctgaaggagctctTGAAACTGAGACCACACCACAAACTGTGGAATCTGCTAGAATGAACAGCTCAGTTGTGTGCTGTGCTCAGGGTACTGTGCACTGATGTGTCTGCTGCAATAGGAAAAGCATTTCCTCATTCAATCAGCTCTGACCTGAtcattttcagattttatgcctttttttaattagacaGTAAATTAGGTCTTAAGCTGAAATTTAGCTGCCTCATTGACTTGTGTTAATGGTTATACCATGTTTAAACACTCCTTTCTAGCTTAAAATTACGATTTTAAAACAGGAAGAGAGAGTGCTGTGTGGTGATTGTTCTGAAAATTGTCTTTTATTAATAGAATGTTAGAACAACTGCCCTATGTTCCaaccagttatttttctttactgtattCACATTTGAGTGCTACAGTAACAACATTCCTGGTCTTAGGGTTTTGACTTTGTGTCAAGAGTAGAGGGTATAATCTTCATTTAATGCAGCCTTCCTAAGGTATAATAAGGCTATGTATCAGTGGTTTCACTTTAAAATCCACAATCTTTAATTAGGTTTTTGAAGCCAGATATCTAGTTGCATGCACAAACAAGAGTCTAGTTTTTCAAATGATAACTCAAAAACTGGtaatttttttggttggttggttttggtttttttcaggggTTTCCTTCAAACAGTCCCTGATGTATCTCTGGAACAACAGATGTTCAGAAGTAACCTGCCAAGATACTCCTTTgatgttttagttttgttttcgcTGAAGCATGAATCATGACCCCAGTTAGAGATAGGAAGGGACAGAAATATGTGAGTTTTTGTAAAATAGTTTTGAGATAGTTTTATGTGTTTATCTTCTAATGTCTTTCAGAATATGTCTAAGATGTGCTATAATATTTGAGCACCTAATTGCGGATCCATCCACTTTACAGCATTTTATACAGGTTTTTGTTTATAGATTTTCAGACATGCAATATTAACTTTCCTGCCTTACCATTTTATCCAATCTCTTCCTTTGACTCTTGACATACAGGCTATGATCTTACCTGCAGCAGAAGTTATAATTCATAGAAAATTAGCAAGACTTGAAAACTTGAATACCTGGCTTTCTTGTTCATTTATTCTTCAAAAATCCCAGAGATGTAAGAGCCATATTTCTCACTGTTACACAAAGCTGGTATGACAGAAGAAATTGGAAACTGTGGCTTGGAACTATTTGAAGACTGATGCAAAAGCCCTCACAATAGTTGTCTGTTTACTATAGTCTGTCACAGCTCATGTGTGGCTGGCTCAAtcctctttaaaacaaaaaaattatcttaatgAGCTATTGCTTACTCACTTTTTTTCAGGATTCTTCAATTTCTTGAGATATTACAACACCTAAGCCAAAAGAATATTAGggttttgtgcttttgtttgtATAAGCACTTGTTACTGTAAAGAGTGTATACTTACTCCTACCactatttttcaaaatctgagcattaaagcaaaaatagaaaGTAAGAAATGGCTTTTTCGTGTACTTGCTTCCTtctgaacttttaaaaatacattctttgtCCTCACCTTTGTCATAATTTCGAGGGCTAGAAGCttgtttcagagaaaaagagaagattcTTATACAATCCATTGATTTCAGCCCTGCGGTCTCTAAAAACACCAATTAATATTCTGAAACTCAACAGAAACTCAGAAAAGTTGGAAATCCAATATCTGGCAGCATAACAAGAACAGGAAGAAGAATCTAATGAGGAAAATGAGGCTGAAGCCAGGGAGTTAAGAAATTCGAAGTACTTCTCTGCAATATATTTTCAATCTTTATGAAAGGCTcaggaggaagaatttctaTCTTTATCTGGATTCAAACTTAATGGAGGTCAAAGCACTTTCAGAGTTTTTGCTTCATTAAATATATATGGAATTTAATTAGGTTTTCAGAGACTGGAAGACTAAACTTGAGAGATGgtaaattttaaatatgttaataAAATTCTgttgaattaaatattttaaatgaaatattttaaaggttaAAGTCTTTAGGAATAGCAACATTTTTCCATTAGGGGCTTGTTGTCCTATTGTTATTTgtgtttttctaaaattttatcaaaatatttattatagtTTTATTTACCATTTTTGTTGATTAAAAAATCACTATCCATTCTTGGAGTAATTTTGATTCAACGCCATATTACTTTCTGGGTTTTTCACTCATCATATATAAACCTAGAGTTAGCTGGTGTGAGATTCTTGCCTCctcccacaaaaaaaatactaaaatatgcTAGAAACcattttcttaagaaagaaTTATACCAAAGACACTTTTGAAATTCTTAGCTGCATTTCGTTAGGATTTGGTGCATACACTGAGATCCAGGATGGATTTCTCCTTATCTATCTGGCACCCCTATAAGAGTGGTAGTAGCTTCACTTGAACAGATAATCTTTCTCTtagaacactgaaaaaaaatctgttgggCATTAGTTGCTGCATTTCAGGGGCGTAACAACATTCCTTTGGCAGGGTAAAGGTTGATTTATTGTTGGAATAAAGCTTCATTTAAGAATAACAAAATCTATCAAATCTGTAAGCTGAATTTCACAGAACAGCCAGAGCAAGACAACAGATATGCAGCTTTGACTTGAAATGAGTGTAAGAAtcagcaagggaaaaaagcaagaagacTTTTCTAATGGAAATGAACAGTGGAAACTTTTCAACCAgccttgttttgtttgttttaacgGGTTAAGAAGAAGCAGAATCAGTTGAACAGAAAGGGATTGTGGAACTCTAAatgtcatttaaatatttgaagagcaattttttttttaatgaattaacaGCCACAGACTCTATTAATTAAGTGAGTATAATATCTCCCCATTTGCAGATTGGAAAAACAGGCCTAGAGACAAATGAGTTGGCCAGGGTTACACCCGCATACTAAGTCGGACACAAAGCCACAACTAGAACTGGAGTACCTTGCTGGAAGCCTTCTACAGAGCTTGGCAAGCCACTCGGGACCTCTGCTTACTTTTTCATATCAGTTACACAAAGCATTTTAGCTGTTTTCCAAATACAAGGAAAGTATGATGCTTAGGacattacaaaatatttaaaaactagGGGCTTGATTCTATTTTCAGTTAGTGCTGACAGCTCTAATACAATCATAagatggtttgagttggaagggcccttaaagaccatctaattcCACACCTCCTGCAGCAACGCCTCCCtacagaccaggctgctcaaagcctcatccaacctggccttgaacacctccagggatggggcatccacaacttccctgggcaacctcttccagtgcagATTGCTTACAAGTCCACTGTTTTATTAGAGGATGTTATAATTTGAATCCATTCCTTTAAGATTTCCAGGTAGACAGGCTAAAATATGGCAGTGGGAgaatgattttgtttgtttgtttgtgtcgTATTGTAATTATACTAGACCTTATTCTgaagtttttaattaattcttacATAGTCAAAATTTGGCATTGATTTCATAGTGATGCCATGTGGCATTTGGAGTAAGGTGTACAAGATTAAGCACATGACATAGCATGTTCCCTCAGCACTACATGTTTCTATACCCCTGACAGTGTTTTAAGGTAACATGCAGTCAATGTTGCGATTAGCTGGAGACAGCAAccaccttttaaaaagaaagagcagcagaTCTTCCATGTTCACAATCAGCCATGATTTCTCTATTGTATCCTGACAATTATTTAAGTAGTCTATTAATATTGCTTTGATGCTCACTGCTAAAGAAGCAACATTTTCATTGCCAGAGAAAATGCATGCTAttttaaagacaggaaaagcaGACTGTTTCTGAGGCTTATGGGTATATCAACCAGTAGGTGTGCCTGGAGTGTTGTAAATGGGAAAGGTGGGAGGACTCCAACTTGTTATTAGTAGATGTAGAAAGACAGGAAGTACTTAGGGAAGgtttccctcttgttctgtgttccagggaagttattcagCCAAACACATGAATCACAAAGCAGACTAAAAGGGAGTTTCTGTGTGACATGAAAAcaacaactgctttttaaagccTGAACAGTCAAACAATTTAGTGCTTATGTTCTGCAGCGTATTTTTCATGGGGAAGTAGAAACCCCAGGAATGTTTGACAATGAAAAGTCTTAGTGCATGAAATGTGAAGTTTATATAAGAGATAGCATCTTACTCATCAGCTGCTCTATTTTAAGCTCTGCTTAGCATGGGGACTTTAATTTTGTGATCTCTTTGGACAGCAGCTGGTACATGAGACTTTTACATTGGCTGACATCTTTACAATCTAAAAGATAGTTAACATAATCCTGTAAAGTCTATTCTCACACCCATGCTCAGTCACTCATATTCCATCTTAGTGTATTATTTTCTCCCACGCACATTTTCTGTCCatttcatgtttaaaaaaaaaaaaggtcagtgTATCAGTATCAACGGCATTCAAGTTAGTCCACGgtaatgttttcctgtgatgtgatctaaatatatatatacagcaTATGCCATAAAATGGATGTGCTATTTCAGTGACTGAAaaaggcaacgaaaaggaa of Phaenicophaeus curvirostris isolate KB17595 chromosome 5, BPBGC_Pcur_1.0, whole genome shotgun sequence contains these proteins:
- the LOC138720774 gene encoding basic proline-rich protein-like codes for the protein MPGQRDPGPSSAPALPPPPPCPQGMGGQRDPGPSSAPALFPFSPRPKAMHKQRDPGPSSAPILPSPQRYGRAAGPQPQLCSSFAPSPPRPQGMRGQRDPSPSSAPAFSLPSPRPQRNRRQQDPSPSSAPVLSLPHGEWADSETSAAPCTRPPLAHSGCRAAGPRPQLCPCPPVTTGHALERDPGPTGSCVPGAARGAAAPPRGPPPGRAQPGTAAPPAARSPPGLPGDAAPPHRANPRPPPSPPLPARRQPRAPGGEGGGRGPSATRAAPGAGSPRP